One Candidatus Glassbacteria bacterium genomic region harbors:
- a CDS encoding alpha/beta fold hydrolase — translation MRALKLSIIPCIILFLLATLIVPRISFSQVQPNAHFTYCGDINEDGQINIFDLLEMLHLLRSEPENDRQRQIANVDKSEDGDVNIFDLLALLRLLRTGEPEKIYWGLGSVLSEDGTEIVYQVQGSGSPALVFVHGWVCDKSYWDNQVPYFSEKYKVVTVDLAGHGESGLGRTDYTMEAFGKDVVAVVEELGLDQVVLIGHSMGGPTILEAAIQMPEKTLKVVVADFFHNIEDFWPQEVVDQYMAWFNADFAATCINFVSTLMFVPATDSSLIEWILADMSSAPPEVGVSSIENIFGVINGGDTLAFKEVQAPIVCINSDMSSTEVEVNRKYNPSFDAVEMSDVGHFVMLEDPETFNRLLDEILVEFERGTVLSEDGTEIVYQVRGSGSPALVFVHGWVCDKSYWDNQVPYFSEKYKVVTVDLAGHGESGLGRTDYTMEAFGKDVVAVVEELGLDQVVLIGHSMGGPTILEAAIQMPEKTLKVVVADFFHNIEDFWPQEVVDQYMAWFNADFAATCINFVSTLMFVPATDSSLIEWILADMSSAPPEVGVSSIENIFGVINGGDTLAFKEVQAPIVCINSDMSSTEVEVNRKYNPSFDAVEMSDVGHFVMLEDPETFNSLLDSLLVESGYPGELSVSSLASTGNNRSLPIIMGLTESDIKYIEKMLDRLNLTSEEESIIRQALNGTITGPILPKASILGQNVPNPFNPSTTVSFTVPVGPSHAVSLKIFDLRGKLIRTLVNELKETGTHQVIWDGTDESGRKVASGVYLYRMKAGEFVQTRKMVILK, via the coding sequence ATGCGAGCATTAAAATTGTCCATCATCCCTTGTATCATTCTCTTTCTGCTCGCCACCCTTATCGTACCGAGGATATCATTTTCCCAGGTCCAGCCAAATGCGCATTTCACCTACTGTGGTGACATTAACGAAGACGGCCAGATAAACATTTTTGACTTGCTGGAGATGCTGCATCTCCTACGTTCCGAACCGGAGAACGACAGGCAGCGCCAGATCGCCAACGTGGATAAATCCGAAGACGGCGATGTGAACATTTTCGATCTGCTGGCCCTGCTGCGGTTACTCAGAACAGGTGAGCCGGAGAAGATCTACTGGGGTCTCGGCAGTGTATTGTCCGAGGATGGAACAGAAATTGTATACCAGGTGCAGGGCAGTGGCAGCCCGGCACTGGTTTTTGTCCATGGCTGGGTCTGCGATAAAAGCTATTGGGACAACCAGGTGCCATACTTCTCCGAAAAGTACAAGGTGGTGACTGTTGATCTCGCCGGCCATGGTGAGTCCGGCCTGGGACGCACGGATTATACTATGGAAGCCTTTGGCAAGGATGTCGTGGCCGTGGTCGAGGAACTCGGCCTCGATCAGGTCGTGCTTATCGGACATTCCATGGGAGGGCCCACGATTCTGGAAGCGGCTATCCAGATGCCTGAAAAAACGCTAAAGGTCGTGGTCGCAGACTTTTTCCATAACATTGAGGACTTCTGGCCGCAGGAAGTAGTTGATCAATATATGGCTTGGTTCAACGCGGATTTCGCGGCAACTTGTATCAATTTTGTTAGTACCCTTATGTTTGTTCCTGCCACTGATTCTTCCCTGATTGAATGGATTTTGGCCGACATGTCATCGGCTCCTCCGGAAGTCGGGGTGAGCTCGATAGAAAATATTTTTGGTGTCATAAACGGTGGAGATACTCTCGCTTTTAAGGAGGTGCAAGCACCCATCGTGTGCATCAACTCAGACATGAGCTCCACAGAGGTGGAGGTGAACAGGAAATATAACCCCTCCTTTGACGCTGTGGAGATGTCTGATGTGGGCCATTTCGTGATGCTTGAAGATCCCGAAACATTCAATCGTCTCCTCGATGAGATATTGGTAGAATTCGAAAGAGGCACTGTATTGTCCGAGGATGGAACAGAAATTGTTTACCAGGTGCGGGGCAGCGGCAGCCCGGCGCTGGTTTTTGTCCATGGCTGGGTCTGCGATAAAAGCTATTGGGACAACCAGGTGCCATACTTCTCCGAAAAGTACAAGGTGGTGACTGTTGATCTCGCCGGCCATGGTGAGTCCGGCCTGGGACGCACGGATTATACTATGGAAGCCTTTGGCAAGGATGTCGTGGCCGTGGTCGAGGAACTCGGCCTCGATCAGGTCGTGCTTATCGGACATTCCATGGGAGGGCCCACGATTCTGGAAGCGGCTATCCAGATGCCTGAAAAAACGCTAAAGGTCGTGGTCGCAGACTTTTTCCATAACATTGAGGACTTCTGGCCGCAGGAAGTAGTTGATCAATATATGGCTTGGTTCAACGCGGATTTCGCGGCAACTTGTATCAATTTTGTTAGTACCCTTATGTTTGTTCCTGCCACTGATTCTTCCCTGATTGAATGGATTTTGGCCGACATGTCATCGGCTCCTCCGGAAGTCGGGGTGAGCTCGATAGAAAATATTTTTGGTGTCATAAACGGTGGAGATACTCTCGCTTTTAAGGAGGTGCAAGCACCCATCGTGTGCATCAACTCAGACATGAGCTCCACAGAGGTGGAGGTGAACAGGAAATATAACCCCTCCTTTGACGCTGTGGAGATGTCTGATGTGGGCCATTTCGTGATGCTTGAAGATCCCGAAACATTCAACAGTCTCCTCGACAGTTTGTTAGTGGAGTCTGGCTATCCAGGTGAGTTGAGCGTATCCAGCCTAGCCTCTACAGGCAATAACCGGTCGCTGCCAATAATCATGGGATTGACGGAGTCTGATATCAAGTACATAGAAAAGATGCTTGACCGGTTAAACCTGACTTCTGAGGAAGAATCAATAATTCGTCAAGCCCTTAATGGAACCATAACTGGGCCCATTCTACCTAAGGCTTCTATTTTGGGGCAGAACGTTCCGAATCCGTTTAATCCTTCGACAACTGTCAGTTTTACTGTTCCTGTAGGGCCGTCGCATGCTGTGTCATTAAAAATCTTCGACCTGCGCGGTAAGCTAATTCGCACACTGGTTAATGAGCTTAAAGAAACCGGAACCCATCAGGTAATCTGGGATGGCACAGATGAGTCAGGACGCAAAGTTGCAAGCGGTGTTTATCTATACCGCATGAAGGCAGGAGAGTTCGTTCAGACCAGGAAGATGGTAATACTGAAGTAG
- a CDS encoding thiol reductase thioredoxin — protein MNKNTTYTVLTDANFQQEVLEYPGPVLVAFGADWCGTCRIIEPILERLEAEYKGRIKFGKLDVYHNERTAEAYAMAKLPTLIFFKDGQVMDHIIGVASEKVIAAKLRSLL, from the coding sequence ATGAACAAAAACACTACTTACACCGTCCTGACAGATGCAAATTTCCAACAGGAAGTGCTCGAATATCCAGGGCCGGTTCTGGTGGCATTCGGGGCCGACTGGTGCGGCACCTGTCGCATTATCGAGCCAATTTTGGAGAGATTGGAAGCCGAATATAAGGGCAGGATCAAATTCGGAAAGCTCGATGTTTACCACAATGAACGAACCGCCGAAGCATACGCCATGGCGAAACTGCCCACTCTCATTTTCTTTAAAGACGGCCAGGTAATGGATCACATCATTGGGGTGGCTTCAGAGAAAGTGATCGCTGCTAAACTTCGCTCCCTGCTCTGA
- a CDS encoding AAA domain-containing protein, translating into MKTGIGITLLTNFAFLFVFHQSAYPEKYPFRNYSEDDGLPSPRVWTILQDRDGYLWFGTASGACKFDGINFTTYTTEDGLAGSVVFRTIEDSRGNLWFYCWGMGVSRFDGENWTTYTTEDGLAHNLVWSMLEDSEGNLWFGTLGGGASRFDGENWATYTTEDGLAHNTVNSILKDSEGNLWFATGGGVSRFDGEHWTTYTEHGLDGKAVNRILEDTEGNLWCASHGSGLCKFDGEKWVQVYGTGKLVYIWSMLEDKDGNIWLELTEKGEHKVVVITDGEPEITIEIKKVFSEEDGLPSFPTMIEDGQGNIWCAYSGGLCMYDGEKWRVYTTENGLPSNNINAVFEDREGNIWVGTYGGGVSRLSGLAFTTYTTADGLAGNSIAPVLEDAEGNIWFNDMNVRFTDMNVNGVTRYDGEKWTTYTTEDGLAGNLVYDMLQDSRGNLWFATADGLSRFDGEKWKTYGETNERGSYYDDVFLEDKQGNLWFGGRGTSVYKFDGQNWTEYGKNDELLLVGNVYTMIEDKKGNLWFGGLTGVTKFDGENWYTYITHKDMGLFAYLKWLMMVEDKKGNLWFNTPRNVNCFDGERWRTFTTEDGLAGNDVRTIYEDVSGHIWLGTNGGGISRFDGAGFTNYTTEDGLSSNVCEFIIAQDSYLYFCTPQGLNRFDGEMFKVYTANDGLAATAVRNPLKDSKGNLWFGSVNGVTKYNPSLDRPNTVPPPVYITRLRVLEKDMTVTSGLKLGPKQNNLRIDYVGISFTAPEHVIYNYKLEDLDEDWIKTTEHTMSYSYLPPGEYTFKVKARNRDGIWSEGQAELAFTILPPFWATLWFRGSILAAFLLALWGVHQARTRIMKKRNIELGGEITARKKVEEALRREHAEVERLKNRLQLENIYLREEIKIEHNFEEIISCSEALNNVLRKVEEVAVTDATVLILGETGTGKQLIARAIHNVSSRGDRPLVTVNCAALPASLIESELFGHEKGAFTGALSRRMGRFELADESSMFLDEIGELTLELQAKLLRVLQDGEFERLGSSSTIRVDVRIIAASNRDLEKAIGKGNFREDLYYRLNVYPIRIPPLREHKEDIPLLVQHFVGKFGAKTGKMLESVPQWIIDSLQAYQWPGNVRELENVIERAVIVSRGKQLELGDWLPKTAASPGDSSVLTLQENERALIIKALKMTDWRVSGDTGAAKILNINPRTLQSRMRKLGIKRER; encoded by the coding sequence ATGAAAACCGGAATTGGTATTACCCTGCTCACGAACTTCGCCTTTCTGTTTGTCTTCCACCAGAGCGCCTACCCGGAGAAGTATCCTTTCCGCAACTACTCGGAAGATGACGGGCTCCCGTCACCAAGAGTCTGGACAATCTTGCAGGACCGGGATGGCTACCTCTGGTTCGGAACCGCTTCAGGGGCCTGTAAATTTGATGGAATAAATTTTACCACCTACACCACTGAGGATGGACTGGCCGGTAGTGTTGTCTTCAGAACAATTGAGGACTCCAGAGGTAACCTGTGGTTCTATTGCTGGGGAATGGGAGTCAGCAGGTTCGACGGTGAAAACTGGACGACATATACAACCGAAGATGGTCTGGCTCATAACCTTGTTTGGTCTATGCTTGAAGACTCTGAGGGTAACCTATGGTTTGGAACTTTGGGTGGCGGTGCCAGCAGATTTGACGGTGAAAACTGGGCAACCTACACCACAGAAGATGGTCTGGCTCATAATACTGTTAATTCAATACTAAAAGATTCAGAGGGCAACTTGTGGTTTGCAACTGGTGGTGGTGTCAGCAGATTTGACGGTGAGCACTGGACAACCTATACGGAACACGGCCTGGATGGTAAAGCGGTTAATCGCATACTTGAAGACACTGAGGGCAACCTGTGGTGTGCCAGCCATGGAAGCGGACTCTGCAAATTCGACGGAGAAAAATGGGTGCAGGTTTATGGAACTGGTAAATTGGTTTATATCTGGTCGATGCTAGAAGACAAAGATGGGAATATATGGTTAGAGCTTACAGAAAAGGGTGAACATAAAGTAGTAGTCATAACAGATGGTGAACCTGAAATCACTATTGAAATTAAAAAGGTTTTTTCAGAAGAAGATGGGTTGCCAAGTTTCCCGACAATGATTGAGGACGGTCAGGGAAATATCTGGTGTGCCTATTCAGGTGGCCTTTGCATGTATGATGGTGAAAAATGGCGGGTCTATACCACGGAAAATGGATTGCCTTCAAATAATATAAACGCAGTTTTCGAGGATAGAGAAGGGAACATCTGGGTTGGGACCTATGGAGGCGGAGTAAGCAGACTAAGCGGGTTGGCATTTACCACTTATACCACAGCAGATGGACTTGCTGGTAATTCAATAGCTCCAGTACTCGAAGACGCCGAAGGGAACATCTGGTTCAACGACATGAATGTTAGGTTCACGGACATGAATGTTAACGGAGTTACCAGATATGATGGAGAGAAATGGACCACTTATACAACCGAGGACGGGCTGGCCGGTAATCTGGTCTATGATATGTTGCAAGACAGTAGAGGCAATTTATGGTTTGCTACAGCAGATGGACTGAGCAGGTTCGATGGGGAAAAATGGAAGACCTATGGAGAAACAAATGAGCGAGGGTCTTACTACGACGATGTATTTCTTGAAGATAAACAGGGGAATCTGTGGTTTGGAGGGAGGGGAACCAGTGTTTACAAATTTGACGGGCAAAACTGGACTGAGTACGGGAAAAATGATGAGTTGCTACTTGTTGGTAATGTTTACACAATGATCGAGGATAAAAAGGGGAATTTATGGTTTGGAGGGCTAACAGGAGTAACTAAATTTGACGGGGAAAACTGGTATACTTATATAACGCATAAGGATATGGGACTTTTTGCATACCTGAAATGGCTTATGATGGTTGAAGATAAGAAAGGTAATCTGTGGTTCAACACTCCGAGAAATGTGAACTGCTTCGATGGAGAGAGGTGGAGAACTTTTACAACAGAAGACGGCCTGGCTGGTAACGATGTAAGGACAATCTATGAAGATGTATCAGGCCACATATGGCTGGGAACCAACGGTGGAGGTATAAGCAGATTCGACGGAGCTGGATTTACCAATTATACCACCGAGGATGGGCTTTCAAGCAATGTCTGTGAGTTCATAATAGCTCAAGACAGCTACCTTTATTTCTGCACACCCCAAGGGCTCAACCGGTTCGACGGCGAAATGTTCAAGGTCTATACCGCAAATGACGGGCTTGCCGCTACTGCGGTACGGAACCCTCTCAAGGACAGCAAGGGCAACCTGTGGTTTGGCTCGGTAAACGGGGTCACAAAATACAACCCCAGCCTGGACAGGCCAAATACTGTTCCCCCGCCTGTATACATTACCCGCCTGAGAGTACTTGAAAAAGACATGACAGTAACCAGCGGCCTGAAGCTTGGCCCGAAACAGAACAACTTGAGGATAGATTATGTAGGAATATCTTTTACAGCGCCGGAACATGTAATTTACAATTATAAACTGGAAGACCTGGATGAAGATTGGATCAAAACAACTGAACATACAATGTCCTATTCCTACCTTCCCCCGGGAGAGTACACATTTAAGGTTAAGGCCAGAAACAGGGATGGTATCTGGAGTGAGGGACAGGCGGAATTGGCCTTTACGATCCTGCCGCCTTTTTGGGCCACGCTCTGGTTCCGGGGTTCAATTTTAGCCGCCTTTTTATTGGCCCTCTGGGGAGTCCACCAAGCAAGAACACGGATTATGAAAAAGAGAAACATCGAGCTGGGGGGGGAAATCACCGCGCGCAAGAAGGTCGAGGAAGCACTGCGAAGAGAGCATGCCGAGGTTGAGCGTTTGAAAAACCGCCTGCAGTTGGAAAACATCTACCTGCGGGAAGAGATCAAGATCGAGCACAACTTCGAGGAGATTATCAGTTGCAGCGAGGCCCTGAACAATGTCCTGCGGAAGGTCGAAGAGGTCGCAGTCACGGATGCAACAGTTCTGATTCTCGGTGAAACCGGTACCGGCAAGCAGTTGATTGCGCGAGCGATCCATAATGTAAGCTCCCGGGGAGATCGTCCGCTGGTCACTGTCAATTGCGCCGCCCTGCCGGCAAGCCTCATCGAAAGCGAGCTGTTCGGCCATGAAAAGGGGGCTTTCACCGGCGCGCTTTCCCGCAGGATGGGACGCTTCGAGCTGGCCGATGAGAGTTCGATGTTTCTGGACGAGATCGGCGAGTTGACGCTGGAATTGCAGGCGAAGCTTCTGCGGGTGTTGCAGGACGGCGAATTCGAGCGGCTGGGCAGCTCTAGCACAATTCGGGTCGACGTTCGCATAATTGCGGCTTCCAACCGCGACCTGGAAAAAGCAATCGGGAAAGGCAATTTTCGTGAGGACCTTTACTATCGTCTGAATGTCTATCCTATCAGAATCCCTCCGTTGAGGGAGCATAAAGAAGATATCCCTCTGCTGGTTCAACATTTCGTAGGGAAATTCGGAGCGAAAACCGGAAAGATGCTCGAATCGGTTCCTCAATGGATTATTGACTCTCTTCAGGCTTATCAATGGCCTGGCAATGTCCGGGAGCTGGAGAATGTTATTGAAAGGGCAGTGATTGTCAGCCGGGGGAAACAGCTCGAACTGGGCGACTGGCTCCCGAAAACCGCGGCTTCACCGGGAGATTCATCTGTCCTGACTCTTCAGGAGAATGAGAGGGCGCTTATAATTAAGGCTTTAAAGATGACAGACTGGCGAGTGAGCGGAGACACGGGAGCGGCAAAGATTCTAAATATCAATCCCAGGACCCTGCAATCCAGAATGAGAAAACTGGGCATTAAGCGGGAGAGGTGA
- a CDS encoding Gfo/Idh/MocA family oxidoreductase, giving the protein MSNHQEENNSTRREFIKKTSVLAAGSAMAGFSIVRNLGAAAGDPLRVGLVGCGGRGTGAADNILSGAANVHLVALADLYEDRLQKCLKNLNDPDREAGALKGVEVTGDRCFVGFDAYKQLLDCDLDLVLLATPPGFRPIHFASCVDAGKHVFAEKPVAVDATGVRQFIETGELARQKGLAVMAGTQRRHDPAFIECVKRVQDGQIGELMSVRCYYNTGFLWKYERQAGWSDMEWQTRNWYYFAWLSGDHIVEQHIHDLDNVNWVLDALPEKALGVGGRTVRTQELFGNIYDHFAIDYTYPGGLHVMSMSRQWGNTDRKVSVEVRGTKGTAIMEQDGRIFITGENAWRYRTRRIDSRKQEQTDLVAAIRSGQTVNDAHSIAQSTLTAIMGREAAYSGETVDWQRALESKQDLVPKKFKFGPLAIRPVPRPGEYRLR; this is encoded by the coding sequence ATGAGTAACCACCAAGAAGAGAATAATTCCACCCGGCGTGAATTCATTAAAAAAACTAGTGTTCTGGCTGCCGGCAGTGCAATGGCCGGATTTTCGATAGTCCGTAACCTGGGTGCAGCAGCCGGCGATCCTCTGCGAGTAGGGCTGGTCGGCTGCGGCGGTCGGGGTACCGGTGCAGCGGACAACATCCTCAGCGGAGCAGCAAACGTTCATCTGGTAGCCTTGGCCGATCTTTATGAAGATCGGTTGCAGAAGTGCCTAAAAAACTTAAACGATCCGGACCGGGAAGCCGGGGCGCTGAAAGGGGTGGAAGTAACCGGCGACCGCTGTTTTGTCGGGTTCGACGCTTACAAGCAGTTACTCGACTGCGACCTCGACCTGGTGCTGCTGGCAACGCCGCCGGGATTCCGGCCGATACATTTCGCGTCCTGTGTGGACGCAGGCAAGCACGTTTTCGCCGAAAAACCGGTGGCGGTCGACGCAACCGGAGTGAGGCAATTTATCGAGACGGGCGAGTTGGCCCGGCAGAAAGGCCTGGCGGTGATGGCCGGCACCCAGCGCCGGCACGACCCGGCGTTCATCGAGTGCGTAAAGCGGGTGCAGGACGGCCAAATCGGTGAACTGATGTCGGTGCGCTGCTATTACAACACCGGATTCCTCTGGAAGTACGAGCGCCAGGCGGGCTGGAGCGACATGGAGTGGCAGACCCGCAACTGGTATTATTTCGCCTGGCTTTCCGGCGATCACATTGTCGAACAGCACATCCACGACCTGGACAACGTCAACTGGGTGCTGGATGCACTACCCGAAAAGGCTCTCGGTGTGGGCGGGCGCACCGTGCGCACTCAGGAACTTTTCGGTAACATCTACGACCATTTCGCTATCGATTATACCTATCCCGGCGGACTGCACGTGATGAGCATGAGCCGCCAGTGGGGCAACACCGATCGCAAAGTGAGCGTGGAGGTACGTGGTACCAAAGGCACCGCGATAATGGAGCAGGACGGCCGCATATTCATTACCGGGGAAAACGCCTGGCGTTACCGCACCCGTCGGATCGATTCGCGAAAGCAGGAACAGACCGACTTGGTGGCAGCCATCCGCAGCGGACAGACGGTAAACGATGCTCACTCGATAGCCCAGTCGACTCTTACCGCAATCATGGGCCGGGAAGCCGCTTACTCCGGGGAAACGGTTGACTGGCAGCGGGCGTTGGAATCGAAGCAGGACCTGGTGCCGAAAAAGTTCAAATTCGGACCACTGGCCATCCGACCGGTTCCTCGGCCAGGAGAGTACCGTCTGAGATGA
- a CDS encoding Gfo/Idh/MocA family oxidoreductase, which translates to MPSREDNISRRRFFFYGSLLAGAIPAAGCGSAPSLPRLGYKSPNEKLNIAAIGAGGRAAGNIRGCESENIVALCDVDDKQAAKTYAQFEKAAKYKDFRKMLDKEGKNIDAVIISPPDHMHATAAMWCMERGLGVYVEKPLTRTVWEARQLTQAAEKHKVATQMGNQGYSNEGTRLASEIIWSGEIGNVTEVHAWTNRPIWPQGISTIPPANPVPSTLDWDLWLGIAQERPYTSGGAAYAERNSKFYLPFNWRGFFDFGCGALGDMACHILGAPNMALMLGAPSSVEVIRQEGKNDLTFPSSSVIRFDFPARGSMSPLKLFWYDAVKDAPMRPEGLAEDEMLIGPGLSVRPETIGGRTRGRTDTKAVQTAPAEPMRRPSQANGAVFIGEKGILTTDSYAGHVRLLPSERMQDFRNPPKFLTRSPGHHRDWIRACKGGDQACSNFSVAGPFTEWILLGSIALHFEGKLEWDAKRMRFTNNNEANKYLKPEFRKDWKFNAV; encoded by the coding sequence ATGCCATCCCGAGAAGATAACATTTCAAGACGTCGTTTTTTCTTCTACGGTAGCTTACTCGCTGGAGCGATTCCAGCGGCTGGGTGTGGCAGCGCTCCGTCACTACCGCGCTTAGGGTACAAGTCGCCCAACGAGAAGTTGAACATCGCCGCTATTGGCGCCGGAGGCCGAGCCGCGGGTAACATCCGGGGCTGCGAATCGGAGAATATAGTAGCACTGTGCGACGTAGACGATAAGCAGGCCGCGAAGACCTACGCGCAATTTGAAAAAGCGGCGAAATACAAAGATTTCCGTAAGATGCTCGATAAAGAGGGCAAGAACATCGATGCAGTGATCATTTCGCCCCCTGACCACATGCACGCCACCGCTGCCATGTGGTGTATGGAGCGCGGATTGGGCGTTTACGTCGAGAAGCCCCTTACGAGGACTGTTTGGGAGGCCCGCCAACTTACGCAGGCGGCCGAGAAGCACAAGGTCGCTACACAGATGGGCAACCAGGGATACTCGAATGAGGGGACGCGGCTGGCCTCAGAGATCATCTGGTCCGGTGAGATCGGCAATGTGACAGAAGTGCACGCCTGGACCAACCGGCCCATCTGGCCGCAGGGCATCAGCACGATACCGCCCGCGAACCCGGTTCCCTCCACTCTTGACTGGGACCTCTGGCTTGGTATCGCACAAGAGCGACCTTACACTTCCGGGGGTGCGGCGTACGCCGAGCGCAATAGCAAGTTCTATCTGCCCTTCAACTGGCGCGGCTTCTTCGACTTCGGCTGCGGTGCGCTGGGCGACATGGCGTGCCACATACTGGGTGCGCCGAATATGGCGCTCATGCTGGGCGCTCCCTCGAGTGTCGAGGTCATCAGGCAGGAGGGTAAAAACGACCTCACCTTCCCAAGCTCATCGGTAATCAGATTCGATTTCCCCGCCCGAGGCTCTATGTCTCCTCTGAAACTCTTCTGGTACGACGCCGTGAAAGACGCGCCGATGCGGCCGGAAGGTTTAGCAGAGGACGAAATGCTCATAGGGCCCGGCCTGAGTGTCAGACCAGAAACCATCGGTGGTAGAACGCGTGGAAGAACAGACACGAAAGCAGTCCAGACTGCACCCGCGGAGCCAATGCGCCGTCCCAGTCAGGCTAATGGAGCCGTGTTCATTGGCGAGAAAGGGATTCTCACAACTGATAGCTACGCCGGCCATGTGCGCCTGTTGCCGTCGGAGAGAATGCAGGATTTCAGAAACCCACCAAAGTTCCTGACGCGGTCGCCGGGTCATCACCGCGACTGGATCCGCGCCTGCAAGGGTGGCGATCAGGCTTGTTCGAACTTCAGCGTCGCCGGGCCGTTCACCGAGTGGATCCTGCTCGGGAGCATCGCACTTCACTTCGAAGGCAAACTAGAGTGGGACGCTAAACGCATGCGCTTCACAAACAACAATGAGGCGAACAAATACCTCAAACCCGAATTCCGGAAGGATTGGAAATTCAATGCAGTTTGA